A genomic window from Planctomycetota bacterium includes:
- a CDS encoding ATP-binding cassette domain-containing protein, with amino-acid sequence MSDPHPDVLIKVDGVGKKFCRDLKRSLWYGVKDLAAEVTGRPGERDNLRRDEFWAVDDVSFEVRRGECLGLIGHNGAGKSTLLKMLNGLIKPDRGSITMRGRIGALIELGAGFNPILTGRENVYVNGSVLGMTKKEIDRKFDAILDFAEIEDFIDAPVQTYSSGMKVR; translated from the coding sequence ATGAGCGATCCCCACCCCGACGTCCTCATCAAGGTCGACGGCGTCGGCAAGAAGTTCTGCCGCGACCTCAAACGCTCGCTTTGGTACGGCGTCAAGGACCTCGCCGCCGAAGTCACCGGCCGGCCCGGCGAGCGGGACAACCTGCGTCGCGACGAGTTCTGGGCCGTCGACGACGTCAGCTTCGAAGTCCGCCGCGGCGAATGCCTCGGCCTCATCGGCCACAACGGCGCCGGCAAGAGCACCCTGCTCAAGATGCTCAACGGCCTCATCAAGCCCGACCGCGGCTCCATCACCATGCGTGGCCGCATCGGCGCCCTGATCGAACTCGGCGCCGGCTTCAACCCCATCCTCACCGGCCGCGAGAACGTCTATGTCAACGGCAGCGTCTTGGGGATGACCAAGAAGGAGATCGACCGTAAGTTCGACGCCATCCTCGACTTTGCCGAAATCGAAGACTTCATCGACGCCCCGGTTCAGACCTACAGCAGCGGCATGAAGGTCCGCC
- a CDS encoding ABC transporter permease: protein MSDLSLREVTYAPGSGLADPGRLAAEMWRDLKASRGLAWRLVVRNLSAQYRGAALGWIWAFLPPLAAAGTFIILQSTGVIETSPAYGMPYPVFVFLGTILWQSFVDSVQKPLQIVNASRAMLTKINFPREALLLAGIGEVLFNTLVRFSLLVGVMIVFTTAPAWTAPLALLGFGTLIMIGTMIGVLLTPLGILYKDIQQAITMLMGFLLFLTPVGWAVPQGNDAGVRGSVEFLNPAAAPLMAARDWLIVGSTPYWPHTLVLLVIASGLTLVGWVLYRLAMPIIIERIGS from the coding sequence GTGAGTGATCTTTCACTCCGCGAGGTCACCTACGCCCCTGGCAGCGGCCTCGCTGACCCCGGCCGCCTGGCAGCAGAGATGTGGCGGGACCTCAAGGCCTCCCGCGGCCTCGCTTGGCGGCTGGTCGTTCGCAACCTCTCCGCGCAATACCGCGGGGCTGCTCTGGGATGGATTTGGGCCTTCCTGCCGCCACTCGCCGCTGCGGGAACGTTCATCATCCTCCAGTCGACCGGCGTCATTGAGACGAGCCCGGCCTATGGCATGCCTTACCCCGTCTTCGTCTTCCTCGGAACGATTCTCTGGCAGTCGTTCGTCGATTCGGTCCAGAAGCCGCTGCAGATCGTCAACGCCTCGCGAGCGATGCTGACCAAGATCAACTTCCCCCGCGAGGCACTGCTGCTCGCGGGCATCGGCGAGGTGCTGTTTAACACGCTCGTCCGGTTTAGCCTGCTGGTCGGCGTGATGATTGTCTTCACGACGGCCCCCGCCTGGACCGCGCCGCTCGCCTTGCTCGGCTTCGGCACGCTCATCATGATCGGCACGATGATCGGCGTCCTGCTCACCCCGCTGGGCATCTTATACAAGGACATCCAGCAGGCGATCACAATGCTGATGGGCTTTCTGCTCTTCCTCACCCCGGTCGGCTGGGCCGTGCCGCAAGGTAATGACGCCGGCGTTCGCGGCAGCGTCGAGTTCCTCAACCCCGCCGCCGCGCCGCTCATGGCCGCCCGCGATTGGCTCATCGTCGGCTCGACCCCCTACTGGCCGCACACGCTGGTCCTGCTCGTCATCGCCAGCGGCTTGACGCTCGTGGGTTGGGTGCTCTACCGCCTCGCCATGCCGATCATCATCGAAAGGATCGGCTCCTGA
- a CDS encoding sugar phosphate isomerase/epimerase family protein: MGDGRDAKVLFGRERRKAPSSPNTTRPNAMPRFGICGTPDKADLATEAGFDYVELPAGRLLDPRADDTESHLQTLRGLGNRARIFNIFMPGDLVVTGPDRDEAALQTYLAGLFDNLHELVAETIVFGSGKARMVRDGQSRDEAWQQITDLLQMAAPHAERSGAMIVIEPLRSAECNILNTVDEAMRMVRQLDHPHVQCLVDSYHLWEEDEAVDHIVEAGGAIRHVHVADPGTRASPGLDRTHDDRYDAFFRALHTIGYDSAISVEGRSDWQPDELAATRSFLEKAWTDAAS, translated from the coding sequence ATGGGCGATGGACGGGACGCGAAGGTACTCTTTGGACGCGAGCGACGAAAGGCACCATCGTCGCCCAACACCACCCGCCCCAACGCCATGCCACGATTCGGAATCTGCGGAACGCCTGACAAAGCCGACCTCGCCACCGAGGCCGGCTTCGACTACGTCGAACTCCCCGCCGGCCGACTGCTCGACCCACGGGCCGACGACACTGAAAGCCACCTCCAAACGCTCCGCGGCCTGGGCAATCGCGCACGCATCTTCAACATTTTCATGCCCGGCGACCTCGTCGTCACCGGCCCCGATCGCGACGAGGCAGCACTGCAGACGTACCTGGCCGGTCTGTTCGACAATCTGCACGAGCTCGTCGCAGAGACCATCGTCTTCGGCAGCGGCAAGGCACGCATGGTCCGCGACGGCCAGAGCCGCGACGAAGCGTGGCAGCAGATCACCGACCTTCTCCAGATGGCCGCACCGCATGCCGAAAGGTCGGGCGCGATGATCGTCATCGAGCCCCTCCGCTCGGCCGAGTGCAACATCCTGAACACCGTCGACGAGGCGATGCGGATGGTTCGCCAGCTCGATCACCCGCACGTCCAGTGCCTCGTCGACAGCTATCACCTGTGGGAAGAGGACGAGGCCGTCGACCACATCGTCGAGGCCGGCGGGGCGATTCGCCACGTCCACGTCGCCGACCCCGGCACCCGGGCGTCACCGGGCCTCGACCGCACGCACGACGATCGCTATGACGCCTTCTTCCGTGCCCTGCACACCATCGGCTACGACAGCGCGATTTCCGTCGAAGGCCGATCCGACTGGCAGCCCGACGAACTCGCGGCCACCCGAAGCTTTCTTGAGAAAGCATGGACTGACGCAGCCAGTTGA